In one Streptomyces sp. T12 genomic region, the following are encoded:
- a CDS encoding NHLP family bacteriocin export ABC transporter peptidase/permease/ATPase subunit, giving the protein MSATQETRSSRRRAAPPKRPVPKGRSKTVRTPTVLQMEAVECGAASLAMVLGHYGRHVPLEELRIACGVSRDGSRASNLLKAARSYGLTAKGMQMDTAALAEVKTPAVLFWEFNHYVVYDGMGRRFGRRGVYINDPAKGRRFVPMEDFDGSFTGVVLVMEPGEGFSKGGRKPGVLGAMPARLRGTAGTMPAAVLASLLLVVVGAAVPALSRTYIDMFLIGGQTSLLGVLFASMGTCVALTLVLTWLQQANLLRGRIISSTLSSARFLRHLLRLPVTFFSQRSPADLVQRLQSNDAVAETLARDLAAAGVDAVVVVLYAILLYTYDPQLTFVGIGVALLNVVAMRVVIRLRATRTAKLRADNARLTNTAYTGLQLIETMKATGGEDGYFRKWAGQHATTLEEQQRLGVPSAWLGVVAPTLATLNSALILWIGGMRAVEGGISVGLLVAFQALVTRFTAPITRLNGVAGRIQDFAADVARLKDVENFEADPLYGRPGTGESTRRLNGHVELQNITFGYSPLDKPLLTGFDLTVGPGQQVALVGGSGSGKSTVSRLISGLYAPWEGVIRIDDQRIEDIPRGALASSVSFVDQEVFLFEGTVRDNVALWDPSIPDDAVVDALRDAALYDVVMRRPGGIHSKVEQDGRNFSGGQRQRLEIARALVRRPSILVLDEVTSALDAETEQVVMDNLRKRGCACVVIAHRLSTVRDSDEIVVLQHGTIVERGRHEELVARGGAYAALVKER; this is encoded by the coding sequence GTGAGCGCCACCCAGGAGACCCGCAGCAGCAGGCGCCGCGCCGCCCCGCCGAAGCGCCCCGTGCCCAAGGGCAGGTCGAAGACCGTCCGCACGCCCACCGTGCTCCAGATGGAGGCCGTGGAGTGCGGCGCCGCCTCCCTCGCGATGGTGCTGGGCCACTACGGCCGCCATGTCCCGCTGGAGGAGCTGCGCATCGCGTGCGGCGTCTCCCGTGACGGCTCGCGCGCCAGCAACCTGCTCAAGGCCGCCCGCAGCTACGGGCTGACGGCCAAGGGCATGCAGATGGACACGGCCGCCCTCGCCGAGGTGAAGACGCCGGCCGTCCTGTTCTGGGAGTTCAACCACTACGTCGTCTACGACGGCATGGGCCGCCGCTTCGGCCGCCGGGGCGTGTACATCAACGACCCGGCCAAGGGCCGCCGTTTCGTGCCCATGGAGGACTTCGACGGCAGCTTCACCGGCGTCGTCCTGGTGATGGAGCCCGGCGAGGGCTTCAGCAAGGGCGGACGCAAGCCGGGCGTGCTCGGCGCGATGCCGGCCCGGCTGCGCGGCACCGCGGGCACGATGCCCGCCGCCGTCCTGGCGAGCCTGCTGCTGGTGGTGGTCGGCGCGGCGGTGCCCGCGCTGAGCCGCACCTACATCGACATGTTCCTCATCGGAGGCCAGACGTCCCTGCTGGGCGTGCTGTTCGCGTCCATGGGGACCTGCGTCGCGCTCACCCTCGTGCTGACCTGGCTGCAACAGGCGAACCTGCTGCGCGGCCGCATCATCTCCTCCACCCTCTCCAGCGCCCGCTTCCTGCGCCATCTGCTGCGGCTGCCGGTGACGTTCTTCTCCCAGCGCAGCCCGGCCGACCTGGTGCAGCGCCTGCAGTCGAACGACGCGGTGGCCGAGACGCTGGCCCGCGACCTCGCGGCGGCGGGCGTGGACGCGGTGGTCGTCGTCCTCTACGCGATCCTGCTCTACACGTACGACCCCCAGCTCACCTTCGTCGGCATCGGCGTCGCCCTGCTGAACGTCGTCGCCATGCGGGTCGTGATCCGTCTGCGCGCCACCCGCACGGCGAAGCTGCGCGCGGACAACGCCCGGCTCACCAACACCGCCTACACCGGCCTTCAGCTGATCGAGACGATGAAGGCGACCGGCGGCGAGGACGGCTACTTCCGCAAGTGGGCCGGACAGCACGCCACCACGCTGGAGGAACAGCAGCGCCTCGGCGTGCCGAGCGCCTGGCTGGGCGTGGTCGCCCCCACGCTCGCGACCCTCAACAGTGCGCTCATCCTCTGGATCGGCGGCATGCGGGCGGTCGAGGGCGGCATATCCGTCGGCCTGCTGGTCGCCTTCCAGGCACTGGTCACCCGCTTCACCGCCCCGATCACCCGCCTGAACGGCGTCGCGGGCCGGATCCAGGACTTCGCCGCCGACGTAGCCCGTCTGAAGGACGTGGAGAACTTCGAGGCGGACCCGCTCTACGGCCGCCCCGGCACCGGCGAGTCGACGCGCCGACTCAATGGGCACGTGGAGCTGCAGAACATCACCTTCGGCTACAGCCCGCTCGACAAGCCCCTGCTCACCGGCTTCGACCTGACGGTCGGCCCGGGTCAGCAGGTGGCCCTGGTCGGCGGCTCCGGCAGCGGCAAGTCGACGGTCTCCCGGCTGATCTCGGGGCTGTACGCGCCCTGGGAGGGCGTCATCCGCATCGACGACCAGCGCATCGAGGACATCCCGCGCGGCGCCCTCGCCTCCTCCGTCTCCTTCGTCGACCAGGAGGTGTTCCTCTTCGAGGGCACGGTCCGCGACAACGTGGCCCTGTGGGACCCGTCGATTCCGGACGACGCGGTGGTGGACGCCCTGCGCGACGCCGCGCTGTACGACGTGGTCATGCGCCGCCCGGGCGGCATCCACAGCAAGGTCGAGCAGGACGGCCGCAACTTCTCCGGCGGGCAGCGCCAGCGCCTGGAGATCGCACGGGCGCTGGTGCGTCGCCCCAGCATCCTGGTGCTGGACGAGGTGACGAGCGCGCTGGACGCCGAGACCGAGCAGGTCGTGATGGACAACCTGCGCAAGCGCGGCTGCGCCTGTGTGGTGATCGCACACCGCCTCAGCACCGTGCGCGACAGCGACGAGATCGTCGTACTGCAGCACGGCACGATCGTCGAGCGCGGGCGGCACGAGGAGCTCGTGGCGCGCGGTGGCGCGTACGCGGCGCTGGTCAAGGAGCGGTGA
- a CDS encoding NHLP bacteriocin export ABC transporter permease/ATPase subunit — MTSVHEGDLVLNALGQMGTRIDCAGFNRLDLEGPQVLWLVASGAVDLFAVDAGQQGHWHHLGRLEAGSLLLGPVPGPHHTLVARPLRDCVVHRIGLRELYQPANTQTWSYDEYGNPQYVPPTTSPLEYALALGVGRSLSILFQAPMATERAAEVTDDDVFWMQVPPGSVQYGSLYGAEAAADLLMDPAVWQSMVDQQYRLLTTLDRWIEQLERTHETRTAEGIKAGEAVRAQADRTLLASIGKRSDKRTTAADADASYAACKLVAEAAGITLAEPAQSGTESDRLDPVERVALASRVRARAVRLDGRWWRDNVGPLVGHRALSGAPVALLWRRSGYVAVHPATGRETPIEKANAEEFEPRAVMFYRPLPDRALSPLRLLRFSMRGTGGDLTNLMVSGLVTVAIGALVPIATGKVLGEFVPKAQTGLIVQFCLAVMISGVVAAAFMLLQNLTILRLEGRIEATLQPALWDRLLRLPTKFFTERSTGELASQAMGISAIRRLMAGVGPVVASSVTVGAMNLALLFWYSVPMAMAAIGMLVVIAGAFLGLGLWQVRWQRRLVVLSNKLNNQAFQTLRGLPKLRVAAAENYAYAAWADRFARSRELQQKVGRIKNLTTVMGAVYLPVCTLLMFMLLAGPARGSMSAAAFLTFNTSVTMLLTSVTQLTGSFVSVVAALPLFEEIKPVLDATPEVRTASTRPGPLTGAIEARRLSFRYSDDGPLILDDVSFDVRPGEFVAIVGPSGCGKSTLLRLLIGFDKPVSGSVLYDGQDLSALDQSAVRRQCGVVLQHAQPFTGSILDVICGTEPYTPEEAMAAAEMAGLAEDIKRMPMGLHTIVSGSGAISGGQRQRLMIAQALIRRPRILFFDEATSALDNETQRTVIESTKALNATRIVIAHRLSTVLDADRVIVMEDGKVAQQGPPAQLLADTNGRLHELVRRQMA; from the coding sequence ATGACCTCCGTCCACGAGGGTGACCTCGTCCTCAACGCGCTCGGGCAGATGGGCACGCGCATCGACTGCGCCGGCTTCAACCGTCTGGACCTCGAAGGCCCGCAGGTGCTGTGGCTGGTCGCGTCCGGCGCCGTGGACCTGTTCGCGGTCGACGCCGGGCAGCAGGGCCACTGGCACCACCTCGGTCGCCTGGAGGCGGGCTCGCTGCTGCTGGGCCCGGTCCCGGGACCCCACCACACGCTGGTGGCACGCCCGCTCAGGGACTGCGTCGTGCACCGCATCGGGCTGCGCGAGCTGTACCAGCCCGCCAACACACAGACGTGGTCGTACGACGAGTACGGCAACCCGCAGTACGTCCCACCGACGACGAGCCCGCTGGAGTACGCCCTCGCGCTCGGCGTCGGCCGTAGCCTCTCCATCCTCTTCCAGGCGCCGATGGCCACCGAGCGCGCCGCCGAGGTGACCGACGACGACGTCTTCTGGATGCAGGTGCCGCCGGGCAGCGTGCAGTACGGCTCGCTGTACGGCGCGGAGGCGGCCGCCGACCTGCTCATGGACCCGGCGGTCTGGCAGTCCATGGTCGACCAGCAGTACCGCCTGCTGACCACGCTGGACCGCTGGATCGAGCAGCTGGAGCGCACCCACGAGACACGCACCGCGGAGGGCATCAAGGCCGGCGAGGCGGTGCGCGCGCAGGCCGACCGGACGCTGCTGGCGTCCATCGGCAAGCGCAGCGACAAGCGCACGACGGCCGCCGACGCGGACGCCAGTTACGCGGCCTGCAAGCTGGTCGCCGAGGCGGCCGGGATCACGCTGGCCGAGCCCGCGCAGAGCGGCACCGAGAGCGACCGGCTCGACCCGGTCGAGCGGGTGGCCCTGGCCTCCCGTGTCCGGGCCAGGGCCGTACGCCTGGACGGGCGGTGGTGGCGGGACAACGTCGGCCCCCTCGTCGGCCACCGGGCGCTGTCCGGTGCGCCGGTGGCGCTGCTGTGGCGCCGCAGCGGCTATGTCGCCGTCCATCCGGCGACCGGCCGTGAGACGCCGATCGAGAAGGCCAACGCGGAGGAGTTCGAGCCGCGGGCCGTGATGTTCTACCGCCCGCTGCCCGACCGCGCGTTGAGCCCGCTCAGGCTTCTGCGGTTCAGCATGCGGGGCACCGGCGGTGACCTGACGAACCTCATGGTCAGCGGGCTGGTGACGGTGGCGATCGGTGCGCTGGTGCCGATCGCGACCGGCAAGGTGCTCGGTGAGTTCGTGCCGAAGGCGCAGACCGGGCTCATCGTGCAGTTCTGTCTGGCCGTGATGATCAGCGGTGTGGTGGCCGCGGCGTTCATGCTGCTGCAGAACCTGACGATCCTGCGCCTGGAGGGCCGTATCGAGGCGACGCTCCAGCCGGCCCTTTGGGACCGGCTGCTGCGGCTGCCCACGAAGTTCTTCACCGAGCGCTCGACCGGCGAGCTGGCGAGCCAGGCCATGGGCATCAGCGCGATCCGCCGGCTGATGGCCGGAGTCGGCCCCGTCGTCGCGTCGTCGGTGACGGTGGGCGCGATGAACCTGGCGCTGCTGTTCTGGTACAGCGTGCCGATGGCGATGGCGGCGATCGGCATGCTCGTCGTCATCGCGGGCGCGTTCCTGGGGCTCGGGCTGTGGCAGGTGCGCTGGCAGCGGCGGCTGGTGGTGCTCAGCAACAAGCTGAACAACCAGGCGTTCCAGACGCTGCGCGGGCTGCCGAAGCTGCGCGTCGCGGCGGCCGAGAACTACGCGTACGCGGCCTGGGCGGACCGGTTCGCGCGCAGCCGTGAGCTCCAGCAGAAGGTGGGGCGGATCAAGAACCTCACCACGGTGATGGGTGCGGTGTACCTGCCGGTGTGCACCCTGCTGATGTTCATGCTGCTGGCGGGCCCTGCGCGCGGGTCGATGTCGGCGGCCGCGTTCCTCACCTTCAACACCTCGGTGACGATGCTGCTGACCTCGGTCACCCAGCTGACCGGCTCGTTCGTGTCGGTGGTGGCCGCGCTGCCGCTGTTCGAGGAGATCAAGCCGGTGCTGGACGCGACGCCCGAGGTGCGCACGGCGAGCACCCGGCCGGGCCCGCTGACCGGGGCGATCGAGGCGCGCCGGCTGTCGTTCCGGTACTCCGACGACGGTCCCCTGATCCTCGACGACGTGTCCTTCGACGTACGCCCGGGCGAGTTCGTGGCGATCGTCGGCCCCAGCGGCTGCGGCAAGTCGACCCTGCTCAGGCTGCTGATCGGCTTCGACAAGCCGGTGTCCGGCAGTGTGCTCTACGACGGCCAGGACCTGTCGGCGCTCGACCAGTCGGCCGTGCGCCGGCAGTGCGGGGTCGTGCTCCAGCACGCGCAGCCCTTCACCGGGTCCATCCTGGACGTCATCTGCGGTACGGAGCCGTACACGCCGGAGGAGGCGATGGCGGCGGCCGAGATGGCGGGGCTCGCCGAGGACATCAAGCGGATGCCGATGGGGCTGCACACGATCGTCTCGGGCAGCGGCGCGATCTCCGGCGGCCAGCGGCAGCGTCTGATGATCGCCCAGGCGTTGATCCGCCGCCCGCGCATCCTCTTCTTCGACGAGGCGACCAGCGCCCTCGACAACGAGACACAGCGCACGGTCATCGAGTCCACCAAGGCCCTCAACGCCACCCGCATCGTCATCGCGCACCGCCTGTCGACGGTGCTGGACGCCGACCGCGTGATCGTGATGGAGGACGGCAAGGTCGCCCAGCAGGGCCCGCCCGCACAGCTCCTCGCGGACACGAACGGGCGGCTGCACGAGCTGGTGCGACGCCAGATGGCGTGA
- a CDS encoding HlyD family efflux transporter periplasmic adaptor subunit — MQFRQQALAKLQSPEELDLPVRFARPQGWLVLSVTVVVMAAASVWAMTGSVTSTVGAPAVLTHGQGSYILQSPVAGQVTAVLAEQGQRLPANSPVLKVRTAKGDTVVRTVAAGRVTALAATIGQIIATGANVAAVEKVAHTEDALYATVYVPAENAASIPDKAAVDLTVSSVPTQEYGVLRGHVKSVDRSAQSAQQIAAFLGDNQLGEQFTKDGRPVAVLVKLDKESSTKSGYKWSSADGPPFSLTSMTMADASIRLADQRPVDWLLP; from the coding sequence GTGCAGTTCCGCCAACAGGCCCTCGCCAAGCTCCAGTCACCGGAGGAGCTCGACCTTCCGGTGCGCTTCGCCCGCCCCCAGGGCTGGCTGGTGCTCTCCGTGACGGTGGTCGTCATGGCCGCCGCGTCCGTGTGGGCCATGACCGGCTCGGTCACTTCCACGGTCGGCGCGCCCGCCGTCCTCACCCACGGGCAGGGCAGCTACATCCTGCAGAGTCCGGTCGCCGGCCAGGTCACCGCGGTCCTCGCCGAGCAGGGCCAGCGGCTCCCGGCGAACTCCCCCGTACTGAAGGTCCGTACGGCCAAGGGCGACACGGTCGTCCGCACGGTCGCCGCGGGCCGGGTCACCGCGCTCGCCGCCACCATCGGGCAGATCATCGCCACCGGCGCGAACGTCGCCGCCGTGGAGAAGGTCGCCCACACCGAGGACGCCCTGTACGCCACGGTGTACGTGCCCGCCGAGAACGCCGCCTCCATCCCCGACAAGGCCGCCGTGGACCTCACCGTCTCCTCCGTGCCCACCCAGGAGTACGGCGTCCTGCGCGGCCATGTGAAGTCGGTGGACCGCTCCGCGCAGTCGGCGCAGCAGATCGCCGCGTTCCTCGGGGACAACCAGCTGGGCGAGCAGTTCACCAAGGACGGCAGGCCCGTGGCCGTACTGGTGAAGCTGGACAAGGAGTCGAGCACCAAGAGCGGCTACAAGTGGTCGTCCGCGGACGGGCCGCCGTTCTCCCTCACCTCCATGACCATGGCCGACGCCTCGATCCGGCTGGCCGACCAGCGTCCCGTCGATTGGCTGCTGCCGTGA
- a CDS encoding alpha/beta fold hydrolase, whose product MQPLFRALTGVLAAGLLLAGASTPIVEAAETDPPGNASTKQQAIDWKPCPKDATAECGTLRLPVDRARPSGEKFDLAVARRNATDPDRRVGVLLVNPGGPGASGVDFAVDEARSHFSADIQERFDIVGFDPRGVGRSHPVKCSTELLNQQPSVYPRNQAEFDRLAEFNRALREDCRRHTGPLFDHADTLSVVHDMDALREALGEKKINYFGHSYGTLIGEQYAEEYGDRIRSMALTANIDHSLGAREFLVSSAAAAEDSFHQFVKWCERTRSCALHGRDVTAVWDGLLARADRGEISDPQSPDQLLGAHAIALFAFKSFYGPDWDELATYVAGLDAQDPNERRRPEHPRQAQPPVSQDADQQTTSEPFYAVFCQDWSIRAKDYREYAGLTQAEVQAAPHMRGSPRVHAAVAGCIGWPDEVNNPQHRLRITEAPRILMLHSRHDPANHFAWAVNVHRQTRGTTVLLPYAGAGHSVYRRSDCTRDAVDDYLTELRVPSAGSSCAPAGTN is encoded by the coding sequence ATGCAACCGCTCTTCAGGGCGCTCACCGGAGTGCTCGCCGCCGGATTATTACTGGCCGGAGCGTCGACCCCGATCGTGGAGGCGGCGGAAACCGACCCTCCCGGCAATGCCTCGACGAAGCAACAGGCGATCGACTGGAAACCCTGCCCCAAGGACGCCACAGCGGAATGCGGGACGCTGCGCCTACCCGTCGACCGAGCCCGCCCCTCGGGAGAGAAGTTCGATCTGGCGGTGGCCCGCCGCAACGCGACTGATCCGGATCGCCGGGTCGGCGTGCTGCTGGTCAACCCGGGTGGGCCGGGCGCTTCGGGGGTGGACTTCGCCGTGGACGAGGCCAGGTCCCACTTCAGCGCGGACATCCAGGAGAGGTTCGACATCGTCGGGTTCGACCCGCGGGGCGTCGGCCGCAGCCACCCGGTGAAGTGCTCCACCGAACTGCTGAACCAACAGCCGTCGGTCTACCCCCGCAACCAGGCGGAGTTCGATCGACTCGCCGAGTTCAACCGCGCGTTGCGCGAGGACTGCCGACGGCACACCGGTCCGCTCTTCGACCACGCCGACACCTTGAGCGTGGTCCACGACATGGACGCGCTCCGCGAGGCGCTGGGCGAGAAGAAGATCAACTACTTCGGCCACTCCTACGGCACGTTGATCGGTGAGCAGTACGCGGAGGAGTACGGCGACCGCATCCGATCGATGGCCCTCACCGCGAACATCGACCACAGCCTCGGCGCCCGGGAGTTCCTCGTCTCCTCCGCGGCCGCCGCGGAGGACTCGTTCCACCAGTTCGTGAAGTGGTGCGAGCGCACCCGCTCCTGCGCCTTGCACGGCCGGGACGTCACCGCCGTATGGGACGGCCTGCTCGCCAGAGCGGACCGGGGGGAGATAAGCGATCCGCAAAGCCCGGATCAGCTCCTCGGCGCGCACGCGATCGCTCTGTTCGCCTTCAAGAGCTTCTACGGCCCGGACTGGGACGAGCTGGCCACCTATGTGGCGGGCCTCGACGCGCAGGACCCGAACGAGCGGCGACGGCCCGAGCACCCTCGGCAAGCCCAGCCGCCGGTGTCGCAGGACGCGGACCAGCAGACGACATCGGAACCGTTCTACGCGGTCTTCTGCCAGGACTGGAGCATCCGGGCGAAGGACTACCGGGAGTACGCCGGGCTGACCCAGGCCGAAGTACAGGCCGCACCGCACATGCGCGGCTCGCCTCGCGTGCATGCCGCGGTGGCCGGCTGCATCGGCTGGCCCGACGAGGTGAACAATCCGCAGCACCGTCTGCGCATCACCGAGGCGCCCAGGATCCTCATGCTGCATTCGCGGCACGACCCGGCGAACCATTTCGCGTGGGCGGTCAACGTCCATCGGCAGACCCGCGGAACGACCGTCCTGCTGCCGTACGCGGGCGCGGGACACAGCGTCTACCGGCGCAGTGACTGCACACGAGACGCCGTGGACGACTACCTCACGGAGCTGAGAGTCCCGAGCGCCGGGAGCAGTTGCGCCCCCGCCGGGACGAACTGA
- a CDS encoding helix-turn-helix transcriptional regulator: MSDASLWSALADPHRRAIVALLLERPRPVGEIVEACGLSQPSTSKHLKVLREAGLVRVRQDAQRRVYALDPAPIAELDAWLAPYRELWNRSLDALGRRLDETPDDTSHP, encoded by the coding sequence ATGTCCGACGCCTCGCTCTGGAGCGCCCTCGCCGACCCCCACCGGCGGGCCATCGTCGCGCTGCTCCTGGAGCGGCCGCGGCCCGTCGGGGAGATCGTGGAGGCATGCGGGCTGAGCCAGCCGAGTACGTCGAAGCATCTGAAGGTGCTGCGGGAGGCGGGCCTGGTGCGGGTGCGGCAGGATGCCCAGCGCCGCGTCTACGCCCTCGATCCCGCCCCGATCGCCGAACTCGACGCCTGGCTGGCCCCGTACCGCGAGCTCTGGAACCGCAGCCTGGACGCCCTGGGGCGCCGACTCGACGAGACGCCGGACGACACCTCGCACCCCTAG
- a CDS encoding SRPBCC family protein, which yields MTADLTGTYLSLDDGRPAVRFSRTYDHPVERVWQFVTDADELAHWFPSRAEIELRPGGTIKFSGDPNMEDSTGRVIAVEEPRHLSFEWGGDELHFDLEALDDRRTRLTLTNVLVAENTAARNSAGWEVCLAALDAHARGERFEGPHAGAEAPWKEFYDGYVCAGVPSGAPVPGLDA from the coding sequence ATGACCGCCGACCTCACCGGCACCTACCTGAGCCTGGACGACGGCCGCCCGGCCGTCCGCTTCAGCCGTACCTACGACCATCCCGTCGAGCGCGTCTGGCAGTTCGTGACCGACGCCGACGAACTGGCCCACTGGTTCCCCTCCCGCGCCGAGATCGAGCTGCGCCCCGGCGGCACGATCAAGTTCAGTGGCGACCCGAACATGGAGGACTCCACGGGCCGGGTGATCGCCGTCGAAGAGCCCCGGCACCTGTCCTTCGAGTGGGGCGGCGACGAACTGCACTTCGACCTGGAGGCCCTGGACGACAGGCGCACCCGCCTCACGCTCACCAACGTCCTCGTCGCCGAGAACACCGCGGCCCGCAACAGCGCCGGCTGGGAGGTCTGCCTGGCCGCCCTCGACGCGCACGCGCGCGGGGAGCGCTTCGAGGGACCGCACGCCGGGGCCGAGGCACCCTGGAAGGAGTTCTACGACGGCTATGTCTGCGCCGGCGTCCCCTCCGGTGCCCCGGTCCCGGGCCTGGACGCCTGA
- a CDS encoding PaaI family thioesterase: MTMTTAEADKILSANFAPWVLQLGLSVEAVEERRAILRMPWSDGLAREGGALSGQALMAAADTATVIAVSAARGAYGPMTTVQQSTSFQRAVIGSDVLIEAVVTKLGRRMAFADITMTAEGSGEIAARASTVYALLG, from the coding sequence ATGACGATGACCACCGCCGAAGCCGACAAGATCCTCTCCGCCAACTTCGCCCCCTGGGTCCTTCAACTGGGTCTGTCGGTCGAGGCGGTGGAAGAACGCCGCGCGATCCTGCGCATGCCCTGGTCGGACGGGCTCGCCCGGGAGGGCGGCGCGCTGTCGGGGCAGGCGCTGATGGCCGCCGCCGACACCGCCACCGTGATCGCCGTGTCGGCGGCACGCGGGGCGTACGGGCCGATGACGACGGTGCAGCAGTCGACGTCTTTTCAGCGCGCGGTGATCGGTTCGGATGTCCTGATCGAAGCGGTCGTCACCAAGCTGGGCCGTCGTATGGCATTCGCCGACATCACGATGACCGCCGAGGGATCTGGAGAAATCGCCGCCCGGGCGAGCACGGTGTACGCACTATTGGGCTGA
- a CDS encoding S1 family peptidase, with product MSHKRIPKRKAAIAAGSVVALGAAAILLPNANASQDGASGDAAAPKTLKAADASDLASQLEGLLGDAFAGSYYDSESRQLVVNVVPGDNNNVVVQAKKAGAKVREVENSLTELASGAQTLKSEATIPGTAWAVDPRTNKILVTADSTVSGDNWDQLESTVESLGSGMATIKKSAGTFKTFLSGGDAIFAGGSRCSAGFNVTAGDGTPAFLTAGHCGVAAEQWSDAEGGQPIATVDQATFPGDGDFALVKYDDPATEAPSEVNLGDQTLAISQAADAEVGLQVLRMGSTTGLNDGQVTGLDATVNYPEGTVTGLIQTDVCAEPGDSGGSLFTQDGLAIGLTSGGSGDCTVGGETFFQPVTTALEAVGATLGGDAAGGAGAGEEAGAGEEAGAGEEAGAGEEAGAGEEAGAGEEVGNGNADGTGNGLGEIVGNGVGN from the coding sequence TTGAGTCACAAGCGAATTCCGAAGCGCAAGGCCGCGATAGCCGCGGGCAGCGTGGTGGCGCTCGGAGCGGCCGCGATCCTGCTGCCCAACGCCAACGCGTCCCAGGACGGCGCGTCGGGCGATGCCGCCGCCCCCAAGACCCTGAAGGCGGCGGACGCGTCGGATCTCGCCTCGCAGCTCGAGGGACTGCTCGGCGACGCCTTCGCCGGTTCGTACTACGACAGCGAGAGCCGGCAGCTCGTCGTCAACGTCGTCCCCGGCGACAACAACAACGTGGTCGTCCAGGCGAAGAAGGCGGGCGCGAAGGTCCGCGAGGTCGAGAACAGCCTGACCGAGCTCGCGTCCGGCGCGCAGACCCTGAAGTCCGAGGCGACCATCCCGGGCACGGCCTGGGCGGTCGACCCCAGAACGAACAAGATCCTCGTCACCGCCGACAGCACCGTCTCCGGCGACAACTGGGACCAGCTGGAGTCGACCGTCGAGAGCCTCGGCTCCGGCATGGCGACCATCAAGAAGTCGGCCGGCACCTTCAAGACCTTCCTCTCCGGTGGCGACGCCATCTTCGCCGGCGGCTCACGCTGCTCCGCGGGCTTCAACGTCACCGCGGGCGACGGCACCCCCGCTTTCCTGACCGCCGGACACTGCGGGGTCGCGGCCGAGCAGTGGTCGGACGCCGAGGGCGGTCAGCCGATCGCCACCGTCGACCAGGCCACCTTCCCCGGCGACGGCGACTTCGCGCTCGTCAAGTACGACGACCCGGCGACCGAGGCGCCGAGCGAGGTCAACCTCGGCGACCAGACCCTCGCGATCAGCCAGGCCGCGGACGCCGAGGTCGGTCTCCAGGTCCTCCGGATGGGCAGCACCACCGGGCTGAACGACGGCCAGGTCACGGGACTCGACGCCACCGTGAACTACCCCGAGGGCACGGTCACCGGGCTCATCCAGACCGACGTCTGCGCCGAGCCCGGCGACAGCGGCGGCTCCCTGTTCACCCAGGACGGCCTGGCGATCGGCCTCACCTCCGGCGGCAGCGGTGACTGCACCGTCGGCGGCGAGACGTTCTTCCAGCCGGTGACCACCGCCCTGGAGGCGGTCGGCGCGACCCTCGGCGGCGACGCCGCGGGCGGCGCGGGCGCGGGCGAGGAGGCCGGCGCCGGTGAGGAAGCGGGCGCTGGTGAAGAGGCCGGAGCCGGTGAGGAAGCCGGAGCCGGTGAAGAGGCCGGAGCCGGTGAAGAGGTCGGCAACGGCAACGCCGACGGCACGGGCAACGGCCTCGGCGAGATCGTCGGCAACGGCGTCGGGAACTGA